The sequence below is a genomic window from Setaria italica strain Yugu1 chromosome IV, Setaria_italica_v2.0, whole genome shotgun sequence.
GCTCCAGCGCGGCCGCTTCGTTTGCTGCCTCGAGTCGCGCGGCTGCCTCTggcgcgccgaggaggaggcggtcgccGCCCTCGACGCCCTCCGCTCCGCGCTCTCCCCACCCGCAGCGAGCACCAAGTCACGAtcacgacgcggcggcgctgcaagTGCTGCCTCCATTATCCTTCTTCCGGACCCTGCTGGCGTCGCTGGGGAGGCTGCCACGGATCCTGATGTCGCAACCCTCGCGGTGGAGCTCACCGTCTGCCTCGCTAATTGTGCCAGCAAGGGGAAGGTGAAGGAAGCCGCCACTTACGAACGGGTTCTCAGCCTCGTCGAGCAGCTCCAGCCATGGCTTCCGTGAGATTGCCAACTTTGCATTCGGAATTCAGTAAACAAAATACTGGGCAGGCTTATGCCTTATGAGGAGTTTATGTTTCTGTGCAGGATTCTGCCTGAAAACGTCAGCAGGAAGTATCTCACCCTGCTTTTGAATGCAATGAGTCGGTGCGCCTTTTTCCTTGCTGCCGAGCCTTCAGTTTTCGGTGCTGATGATGATCTGGTGCATAGATTCTGTGTTGCTACGTTAGAAGAATGTGTGAAGGTGCAGACGATTGACCGTTTGCTGGTGGTATGTGTCATGATGCAATCGATTTCCTTTTGCTATTAAAAAACCAAAGTGGAGTAATTACTATCTGGTTAATTCTTAATTGCGACAAATGTTTTTCCTGGTGGCAGGTTGCTCGCAAGATTTGCTCTTCTCTAGATTTGAGTTGGGAAGGGAGCACAAGGCTTTTACTTGATCTGTTGAAATGTACCACTGATTCTGTTGTATGTTTAAAGGTAAAAATCAAATACTTCATTTGCATTTCTGCAACTTAAAATCTTTTGTAACTTCTTACTATGTAGTTTACTGATACCTTGAAAGAGTATTCCTGGATGGGTTTTAGCCAACTTACTCTGGTGGAAAATATAAGTCCATTATTAGGATATCCATGCGGTTTCCAATGTAACACTTTGTTTAGCCTCTGGTGCCGACCCGCTGTGAGTGCAGGCTGGGCAGCTGACACTATGGTCACAAAGTATATCTTTTGCACCCTCAGCCATAGCGACAGCCATCAGATCAGCACCGGAGGTATGAGATTGAGGTGACATGGATGTGGCTCAATCTCAGCCCTCCGATGCTGTCTGATGACTGAGGTGCACCACGCCATAGGGTGGGCAGCTTCCCCTATGCTTTGTCGTAACATCATGCTGACTTTTTTTCAGGCTGACTTACCAAAAGCTGCAAATGATTTTCTGGTGTTTGTGGCATATGTTTCTCGGTGCTTTCTTTCTGTAAATAGGGATAGACGTGCTGGCGCTTCAGTACTACTCTTTAAAGCAGGCAGTTATTTCTCTGAGGTACATGCTGCATTGTCTTATAGGCATTGAATTCTCATTAAGAATACGATAATAGCACCACAGTTGTTTCATTTAACACAATTTTTTCGAATGTTTAGGTTTCTTCTCCTATTGCCTCAGTGCTTCTTCTTTATGCCACTGGATTATACTTCAGTGCCCAGCAAATGGAAAGTGATGTGCACCTTTGTATATCTGAACATTTTCTCAACGACAAAAAGTACCTAGAAGCTTTAAACGAAGCACTTTGCACTCTGGCACAGTTTTTTTACATTATCAATGGCGGATCCATTCCACTAGATGGCTTTGGGAAGGAAAGTTCATTGGCGCACCAGGGTCATTCGAAAAAGAAGCACAACGATTCTCAGTCACGTGATAATATATCTCTCATGGCATATTTGGATTCTTTGGAGTTTGTTTGCAAGGTTCTGTTGCAACATACAAACGCAGTTTGGAAGAACTTCTCTGAAGGAAAAGCAATATGTTATTCTGGAAACTTAACCTATGTCTTAACAGCACTGCACCAGTTCATTGATTCCAGCCTCATGGCTCATAGGTAGGTTCCTAGGGCCAGAAGTATTGGCACTATTATAAGTGCATGCATGTGAGAAAGTTAGGGAATAATGCTTATTTCTTACTGACATATTATTGTTGGAACAAACAATTATCCATTATTTCATACGCTGTTCTTTGTGCTGTAACAGCTGTGCAAAAATGTCATCAGGAGACAAGGAGAGACTACATGAACATCGTGGAACCTTACTGAATGCCCTTGTTTCAGCAATTAAAATTTCCTTTGCTACTAGCAAAGCTGTCGAGGTAGCATAGTTGCCTTTTTTATATTTATGTTTGAGCCTGATCAATTTAGACTGACAGTCTATAAAATATTGCCTTTGCGGCTTGTCTAGTAACAAAAACGCTGGTTTCAGCCGAACTCTCTTTATTACATTTAGATATAGCGATGAGTAAAATTGCTTGAGTATAGTCCTATATGGATGCTATTTGTGGAAAATGGCTGTTAAACTACTTTCTGCTATTAACTTTATATGGTCATCCTTATTACCTATTAATGCCTTTTATTTTCATAATAATCCAGAAGAGTCTGTCCTCCACCAGTCGTGCCATTTCAAGCTCATGTTTAATGTTTGAGGATATCAAAATTTTGATCTCTATACTTGGCAACATAGGCGTGACGCTTTATAACATTAGACAATTTGATGAGGTACGTTTCTGAGTTGATGATCTATTCTTTTTTATATGCTATTACTCTAGGTTGAATACCATTGTTACTGCTGCAGGCACCAAAGGTATTAGAGCTTTGCTGCCAAACAGTATGGGTGCACGTCAGACGATCTTACTGTAGACTATCAGAAATGGGAGAAGGGAATGGAATCTCTGAGGTTCTACCGAAGGATACATTGAAAGATATCATTGTGGATGCTTTTACGAGGATTGCGAAGATGGTCGATGTTCTTCATAGATGTGGCGCAAAAGTTACACGTGAGATTGTTGTGAAGAGCCTGTTGCTGTTGGTTGATGGTGACATGTCTGAGTATTTGAATAGTTCTTTGATACTGATCAAATTGTGGGTTAAGGTACTAAACTAAAAAAATTACTATTTGCAACACTTCGTTGATGTTATTTCAtatattttgtttttgaaaCTATAGATTACATGCAAAGATTTTATGGATGATCAAGACGTGGCTCATGCTCGTTCACGAAAAAAAGACATGGCTCGTGCTCCACTTCTCTTTGACCTCCTTTTGGCCTACCCCTCTCCCTTGCCAATGAAGTTGTTAGGCTTAATTGTAGAGCAGGTACCATATTTTACTTCACTGGACTGTGGTGTATCTTAACTGTTATGTTTTGAGGCTGAATGCTTTGGCAACATTGTTCTTTTCAGGAGGAGTTAGCATTTGGATCAACAGAACCTCGAGGCACAATATTCTGTGCTCAAATGCAAACAAGGATCATAGATATTCTCTTGGATGAAATGTACAGTCCAGAAGAATACTTTTTGGAGAGATCAAGGGTTCTTGTTAGAAAGGCAGGTGTACTTCGTTCATCTGGTATGCAAAACATAAGCAGTTGCCTTGAGTCTTTATCAGAAGCCATATCTTTACTACTGGTGAGTTTGAATCCTCTTATGCATTTTATAATTTATACAGAAAAGAGTATTTAAGATTAATGTTTGTTCACTAAATTAGAAAAATACTGCACTGGATTTATCTCAAAGAAATCCAACTGTGATCAATCAATTGGCTACTGCACATTGCTTGCATGCACACTGTGCTCAGGAAGGCAATCTTGATGACGAGGTAACCACTGAAAATCCTAGCTGTGTTTACCAAGTATATaagcctttttttttataaaaatgtCGCAACATATGTGTTATgcctttttttattattatggTTGTTATTGTGAATAGGTGGTGCTTGGTAGTGCTAGGAGTGCACTTGACTTGTGGTCAGAGGTGGAATCTTTTGTTCGTTCTTCTCCTGGTATGATCTCTCAACAGGAATCCAGAACTATTGTACCACTTCTTTGTTCTCTGATTGATTTGTTGGCAATTAAGGTAATTCCATCATATATTTTCGACTTATCAGGTTGAGTGAGATGCAATTACTTTCCTTTAGCAACATAATTATGCATATTTACTCTACCATCTCAGGGCTGTTTTGAGCTTCAACTTGGCTTTTGCAAGCAAACGATAGTGATATGTAAGCAAGAAAGCTTACCCGttgaaaatatattttcctTCTTGTTCACCAGTGGGCGCCTTAGTCATGCTTGCTGTCATCTTCCTATGGACCAGGAAATTATTTCTAATCTCACACTTCATTTTGGTATTGACTGCCATCGTACTGAATTTTGGAGGAACTGCTTCAAAGGAGACCATCCTTCTCTCTCAATGTTCCTTCAAAGGATGTTTCCTACTGACTTGGTCCTTTCTCAATCATACAAACATTCAAATGGAAAGAAGTTCAGTTTTAATTTGAGTGTTGATGAGGTCGATAAAGTTGCATCATCTCTGGTTTCTGAAGTAAGTTTGTTAGTTGCAATGCACTAAATTAGTAACCATGGTCtcttatttatgttttcaattATGAATTTTAATTCTATTTTTCATTTTCCAGGTTGCTTCAAGTGGCCAGCCAATCTTCATAGCTGGCTGTCTGTACTATGATTTGTCAGAAAAGCTTTTATCAGGAGGCCATCTTTCTCAGGTAATAACAATTTGGCCTTCTATATTTTGCCATGCGAAGCATCAGTGCAGAATACTTAGTGGTCATGAATTAATTGTAGGTTGTGCAGGTTGTTAATAATTTAGCTCGCATGTAGTGGAATGATcaatgtttttttgtttttacagGCCTTTTCATATGGAAAAGAAGCCCTCAATCTGCGCAAAAAGCTCCTTAAAAAGGAATTCAAACTAAATCTGGGTAGGATTGGAAGCGGGGCAAGCCAGTGTTGCGGTGAGCAAGGCTTTGTGTGTCTCGAAGCATGTGGATCAACAGTAACTGAAATTTGGCCTGATTCCACCAGATCAACCAGCATGAAAGATTCTTTCCTTACTCCGTGGAATATACTTAGATGCTATCTTGAAAGCATTTTACAGGTATAGCCCAACCTACCGGAGTTGTATAGAGATCTGGCATTCTTGCACTAGCGCAACAATTTCCTTATGTATGGTTCTCACTACCTGATGTATTCAGGTTGCTTTGATGCATGAATTGTCTGGTAATGATGCTGAAGCAGAAGTTCTTGTACGGACAGGAAAAGAGATATCACATTTCCATAAGTTACCAGTTTTCCATATTGCTTTTACATCATTGCTAGGTATGATATCACATTTCATTGGCTTACCTATTTTCTGTGTTGTCCATTTAGTCTCACATTACCTGGATTTTTTTAGGTCAACTGTACCGTAAGCGGCAGCTATGGGATGAAGCTGAGAGTGAGCTTAAATATGCCAGAGATTTTCTTGCAGAAAATGATTCATTCATTTCATGCAAGCTGTGTAGATTGACTCTGAAGATATCACTTGACATGAAAGATGGTGATAAGAAACATTCTACAGGGAATTTTTCTGGTGCTTTAGTCAGGTACAAGGCTGCAATGGACAAATTGAACAGCACTGAATTTCTTGCTGGAACCTATGATGGCCATAAACCTGGTGGTGTTCTGTGCAACAAAGATTATATTGGCCAAACCTGGTGTGAAGCTTGTAAGCATGGTAAAGAACCGTTAGTTGCAAAGGATGACGTGTTACCTACATGCATTAGTTGCAAAGGAAAATCAAACTGCTATCTTAATGGTTCTGATTGCAGAAAAGATGACATATGTGATATGTTTGGATGTTGGAACTGTCTTTTGGTTAAATCACTCAATTCCGGTTCCATTCAGAATATTTTGCAGTTCAGATTTAACTGCGTTCTCCAACGCTACCTTTTGCCACTTCTGTTAAAAAAAGGTACTTATtttgaactatttttttttatgttctTGAAGATTGAGGTCTGCAATTGTGGGATTGTCATTAGCTATGAAGGCTAACAACTTGCAGGAATCACATTCACGAAAAACTTGCATGAATTCGAAGTATAAATCACAGacttggaattttttttaactttttcatTCATATAGTTGCTCAGTTCCTGGTTTTGCCTTCTGCAGCTAGAGCCATGGGAGCTCATAATGGAGAATATGGAGCTCATGAAATTTATAACATTTATTGGCAGTGCATATCACTGTTGTACTTCAGATCACTTCCACAGGGTTGTTATAGAACTTATGGGCCTCATCTAATTGCACTAATGGTGGAAGGGAATATAGGTGATTATCTCTCTTTAGAGCGTGCAGAAATACTACATAGTATGAGCCTTTTTGTGCTAAAAGGATTCCTTCCTGAACAATCAAGGTTATTCCATCAACTTCCTTTTATGTGTGACATTCTTGTTGTTGCAGTTCAAAACACTTTCTAAATCGTCTTCATTATGTGACTGTCTGCAGGGATGTCTGCTGCACCTTCTCTAGTGTAGGAATGTCTTGTGTCGTTCCCTGGTTGTTGAAAGCTTTTGTTCTATCCAGAGAAAGCCCGTCACTTTTTCAGAAGGTATATAGTATCCTTTAATCTTGCAATCTTGTATTATGGAACAGCTGTGAATGCCTAGTGTTTATGTAtttattctattattttttCCTGAGCTGCTGATAGTCAGTCTACCATTTTTTCAGTCTTCAGTTATCCACCTGCTTAGTGCTGGTGACTCTTGTGTTGAGATCCACATTTTCCTGTTGCAGGTTTGCAGGTTACTTGCATGTGTATTCTTActatcaaaattaaattcctCAATCCAGTTGCCTTTATGGTTCCAAAAATCTACTCTATCTGTGGATGGTTGGGTTGCATACTTTCATCAGATTTCTATTGGAAGTCTCAGTTGCCATGACCTTGCTTCCTTACAAGTATTACTCAGAGAAATGGTTAGGAAGGTTGGCACCATATCAAGTTAACAGCCAGATAAAAATATCCTTATTTCCAATCTTATTTAATTGTTTTCCTTGCAAATTTTCAGGGGCCCCTTGCAGATTCCGGAGATGAGACGGATGAGTGTGTTTCAAAATTTCCGAGGTTAAAAAATTTATATAGCAGCTGAACTCTTGATTTTTATTGTATTTGTGGGCGTATAGTGAGTTTAATTTTCTATACCAGGTTAGCAGGCATAGAACATATTGAGAAACATGTAAGTGACTTCTTCCATAAACTTCCGGATGTACCAACCGTGTGTATTAGCATGCTTGGAGATGATTATGTTGATGTTTTTGGGGAAAATCTTCTTGAAGATGATTATGTGGATATTCTTGGGGAAAATGTTGCTCCTTCCTTTTTTCCTGCTTGGATGTTGATTTCAAGGTTTCATTCAACAAATAAACCTACGGCAATGCTTCTGCCTGTGGGCGCTATTTTAGAAGGTGTGTAGATTTTATATTGTGACAATATACATCATGTAAATAAATCTTATCTTTCGTGCTTTTATATGCATGTTGTTGCTCTACAGAAATGCAGTCTGAAGGCTCTTCTATCAAAGATTTGGGCAATCGAATGAGTGTTTCAGATAAGAAGTGGCAGTGCCCTTGGGGCTATGCTATTACAGACCATGTGGCCCCAACCTTTAGAAGTATACTTGAGGAGAATTTTATGTCCCTCTCTAGTGCAACTCTCACTATAAATGATGGACAAGCAAACTGTGTTAGGTGGTGGGCACATAGAATGAAGCTCAACAACTACCTTGATAAACTACTGAAGTAAGATCCTATATGTTAGTGTATAACTGTGAATTGATTCCGTAGTCGGAATATTATTGTCTCAGGATAGGATTGAGCCTTAATTTTCTTTGTTCTGATTCCATTTTCGTTATTTGAACAGAGATATGGAAGAATTATGGTTGGGGCCCTGGAAATGCCTTCTCTTGGGCCACCAACCTTCTAATGAACACATTGAGGCAGCCTCGTCAAGTATTGTCACTTGTCTCGAAGAATTCAAATTGGAAGTCAATCCAGAGCTCATCAAGGCTATCCTTGGTGGTGCTGTGTCAGTAGATGAAGTGCACGAATGTCTTTATCAACTCATTTTGTATAAAGGTTACGTTGGAAGGGGACAGTGTTGTGAAAAAGATAGACTTAGGTCCTTTTCTTCTTGGCAGATTGATACTAAAGCTCTAGAGACACTCAAGTGTTTAATTGAAAATACAGTGGATGGACTGCTGGAGTCAGCTGATAGAGGTCCAGTGATTTTAATTCTGGATATCAATGTGCAGGTAAGCAACAAGATGGCTTTACCGGTAGCTGTTTCTCTTGTGATTTTAATTGATATTTTTTTGGGGGGGTGCTCCTTGTCTTCACTCTTTCACTGCAACTCTTGATTTTTTTGCTTGATTCCTTAAATTCTGATAGCATAGGGGTGAATTTGTGGATGCTGTTACCTATCATTTGTATCTAGCGCTGGTTAAATTCGATTTCTTTTTGTGATAAATAACAAAATGCTGGGAGAAAAGTAGAAGTCTTAGTAGCTACATCATGCGCCTGTAAATTTCCTAGTCTTCTTAGCATTTATGCTGCTTGGCAACAGCTCTGTATTTGGAAATCCTTCAAGTCATTGCATCCTTTACTACATCCTAAAAGAGAAGATATTTTGTAATCCAGGCTTTATTGTGCTGTTTGTCTTGTAATGCAAAGCATAATTCCCTTCATATATCTTTACCGACCTCTCCAGCCTTAATTGTCAACCGCAGATGCTTCCTTGGGAGAACCTGCCAGTACTAAGGAATCAAGAAATTTATCGCATGCCTTCAATGGGAAACATCTTTTTAGCACTGACTCGATGCAATAATCATTACAAAGATGGCAATGTTGTGGCCCCTCGTTTCCCAGCTATTGACCCTTTCAACACATTTTATCTGTTGAATCCTAATGGTGACCTGAGCAGCACACAAAAAGAATTTGAGCAGTTTTTCAGAAACTACAAGTGGAAGGTAAATGAGTTTTCAGACCTTGTAGATATAAGAAATCAGCTCCTTTGTTTGAACATCATTTTTCTCACTGATCAAAACTGGTTCATTGAATATTCTAATGGAACATTGTAATGTAGTGCATGGATTGCATAAGTATATATGTGCATGGCATACATAAGTGGTTTGTTTTGCTCTTTCTTTTACATTCTAGAAATAATGTTATACTGAAAATGTGGTTCATTTCACTGGTAGCTTTAGGCATCACTTCCAGATCAGTCTTCTTGTCAATTTGTCACCGCATCTGAATGGAATTATTGTTTGGGAAAATATATTATATGCCACTGAACAACTTTGGTTTGCACAatctagttttttttccttccatgcCATCGTTGACGTAGTGAAAGGTCACGGTTTACCATCCTCCTTCTGAAGTTATGGGCTTTCCAGATATTCCCTTGAAAAAATTGTTATGCGAACTGGACTAGATGGCTGGGTGTATATGGAGGGCTGAAGGTGATGGCATATGGATCATAATTTTGCAAATTAATATCATGAGAGTAATGATAAGCACTTAATTATTACAGAAAATCATGCTAGAATGATATTCAATGGTATATACAGAGTTTTCTCTAGGGTGTTGGAAGGTACTACCTCCATTCCGCAATACTTGTCCATGGCCTCGGGAGAAAACGTTCTACAATACTTTTCCATTGAGGATATCAAGATTCAATAGTGTAGTTATTGCGGTGTAGAATacattgatttttttccttaaaacttGTATTTCCTTGGCTCGTGCGCATGGTGTGCTATGGACAAGTACTGTAGAACAGGAGTACCAACTTTAATGAAAACACATAAAGATTGGAAGAAAATATTGCATGTAGATGTGGCAACTACTGCAAAAGCCGCAGGCTCTTGTCATGGGCAATTGAGTGATGAACCACTATGATTGTCTAGCTTGCAATCCATTATTGGAATGTTAAAAGTATTCATATTGCACCATAATGAAACTGAATAATGCAATTATGATGTGCAGGGAAACGCTGGGCATAATCCAACCAGTGAAGAGCTGGTCATGGCTTTGGCAAATTATGATCTTTTCCTGTACTTTGGACATGGAAGTGGTACGCCCAGAAGATTAACGTTTTTTTCCCGTCCATTTTTGTTGGATGTTTTTATCAGTGTCCCAATTATTTGAAGTTCTGTATCTTTAGCCTACTGTAGTCGTATCTGATGGTTCATactaattagtttataattattAAACCCATCCGTACTGTGAACCTGATGCACGGCAACTAAGTTCCTTTTAACTGTGTGGTAACCCAAGCAAAATTACTCTATAGGTCTCTTTTTATAGTGGCCAAGAGCTGGCAGTACAGTGCTCTACTTCTGCTATACAACAAGGAAGGAGAAACCTGTCGGACTGGCAGAACGCTTCTCCCCCAGCGCCCGTATCCAGCTCCTGAGCATATCGAGATCGGGCCCCCTACCCCTGTCTCTTGCGAGCTGGCTGGCGGCGATGGGCAAAGGGACCCTAAACAAGTAGTATTCTATTTATCATAGGTTTGTGCCCAGATGGGCATTGAGCGGACTAAGCTCCGCCATGGCTTCCTCTCCCAACTCAACCTTCGGTTCCAATGAAGCAAGGAAGGCCCTTTCTCCTTGCCGGCACTCCAGTTACCAGCCAGTCTGTTTCCGATGTCGCCCCGAAGCAGGGGCATGTGCTGCTTCGCATGCATGCCAAGGGTGGAGCTATTGCTGTTTGTTGGGTCAAAGGATGCATGAGCTGACCCTGATGATTTTTAGTAATCCAGGTGAAGAATCACTAGAAATCAATGACTCCCAACCGGCATTCCTGTTATGGAGAAGACCCTAATCATCTGCTGGCTTAACTCTATCTTGATGCCTGTGTTTTGGCTGAAGGTTTCAGTGCTCACTGTCCTGGTCAATTTTGCGCTAATTTCCCTTCACATAAGGTGCCTTTGTAGTGCTTtaataaatattataaatgaTAAGAAAAACTATGTAGTATTGGCATAACAACCAGTGTAGTTCTTTTTAAATACAATCAGCTTGCTTTTATCTAAATCTTTGTTATTGTGAACTACACTAAATGGTGTGAGTTTAGGCAATATGACTTCTCAGACGTATTAGCACAGTGGCATAGTAGACATCAGTGGGGACTACTTGGGTTGTGGTGCTGGAACCAGAAAGTTGATGATATTACTGTTAACAATTGTGAACTAGCATGGTTGACTATTGTTCATATCTCTTCCTTTTTTGGTGGCTATTGTTCGGTACCTGTTATATGATTGCTAAGAACAACAATCATTTGTTCCTCGGTTGAATCTATCTAACTAATTTGGAAAAACGATGCAGGAGCTAAGTACATTAACTTGAAGGAAATTGAGAAGCTAAATAACTGTGCATCTGCTGTTCTTATGGGGTGCAGCAGCGGAGCACTGCATTGCAAAGGGAGTTATGCACCTCATGGGGCCCCGCTGTCCTATTTGTCCGGTGGTTCACCTGCTGTAGTTGCAAATCTCTGGGATGTTTCAGATAAGGATATTGATCGGTTTAGTAAAGCTTTGCTCCATTCATGGCTGCGAGAAGATTCTGCAGATGACAGCAATTGCTTGCAATGTTCCCAACTGACACAAGAGTTTGAATCCATAAATATTGGTGTTGAGGGAAATGACAGGAGAAATGTTGATACCAAGCGGTGCAGCTGCAGGCAGAGGCGAGTAGCTTCAAATCTAAGTAAAGCGAGGAGTGCTTGCAGGCTTCCACATCTGATTGGCGCATCTCCTGTTTGTTATGGTGTGCCTACTATCATCAGAAGGTAGTAATGCGTGGCTAGTTCTCTAGCAGGAGATGTCATGATCTCCAAAGTGTCGCATTATAAACATGGTGGCATACATATCTAGGAAGGACAATTTCTCGCTGATTCTTCCACACTTCATTTAGGAAGGGCAATATTTTTGTCTTCTAAGTTTttgacatgatttttttttaattttgtgtACTAGGCTGGATTATCAACACTAGAGACTCTGTCGCATTGTCAACACTAGAGACTGTGGCGCACCTCGGGTGCGTGCCAATGTTCGGTCCAGTGTGGAACGTAGAGCTGGGATAAATGCGTGGTGCATATTTTTTGTCACTAAATAAACTTACAAAAAATAGTTTAAAAAGTTTTAATAAAGGGAGGGAGGTCATAATGTTCACACTGTTGCTAGTACTCTATGTGGGTGAATTTAAACTTAAAAATAGTGTGGGTTACCTACAAGacaaataataataatttgGTATGTAATGCTAAAAAATGTTCTCAGAGATAATTAGCCTACACGCAATTTAAACTGAAATTTGAAAAATAGAAGTTCATCATGGACAATATATGTAAATAAGCAAAAGGAAACAATGTCAGATATTAACAAATTACTGCTAATATATCTGAAACATGATAGGTACCGCCGTCCATTGAAGCTTACATTATGTAGGAATAAGATGAGCCAGCTTAGTGGCCTATTACTCTTCTGCTCTCAACCCGGTATGGTATCTGGTAAGGAAGGACCCTGGAGGGTTGTCATTGGCTAAGTACCATTTCAGCACCTGGTTACCAAGCCGCCTCATGGTTTCCCAGAGACCGCCCTTCCTACTGATGTTACTCCTCTGCGGCTGGCTACTCTGGAAAGTGGAAACACCGTCATGAAGTTGTTTTTCGCTCCAAGGCGCCAAGCCTTCCGGCCCTGCTGCTTTCCCACAAGTCCATATGTTTGCATGGGTCATAGCTAAACTTTAAGTAAGGGTTAAATTTTGATCAATCTTTAGCTCATATATGTTTATAGGCATAGCTAATGGATAGAGAAAGTCTGGAAAGTGTCACTTTTATCCTTatttccttcctttcttttttttcgaatGCTTATTTCCTTCCTTTCCTCCATAAAGTTGAGGGTATTTTGGTATTTTCCCAATGTACTAAGTACTCACTAGCACGGTAGCTCCTCTCTCTTAGGTAAtgccttttattttttgaagcgtggctaaaatttagcctatTTATTAGCACCTCTGTTTGGATGAACGTGTGCTAAGCTTTAAGTAGCCAAATTTTAGCATTTAAATCTAAACATAATTTTAGTGATCAACTATATATTTAAGTTAGCTTCTGTGATTTTTCGGACTAAAAGTTTATGTGATGAAACTAGCCCGGCGAGCTATCTCTCCTCCGCAAAAGCATGCTGAGCAAAAGAAAGCTACCCGTACGTACGTCGTATCGCGCTGCAGGCCGAcgtgctgctgcctgctgctagctagcccagcagcagcaggccaccGTACCAGAGCCCGTTCCGCGTAACGGGATGCAGCGCCCACAGTTCCGCACCCTCTATCTCTTTGCTCCGCTCCCGAAGACTTTCCAATTCTCCAGTATGCGGATGACACGCTACTTATCATGTAAGCGGATCCTCCCCAGCTCTTTTACCTCAAACACCTTCTTAACCAATTTGCGAACTCTACTGGTCTCAAGGTTAATTATAGCAAACCGTTGATCCTTAATATCTCTGATGACAGAATTCAAGAGCTATCATCTCTATTCCAATGCCAAGCTGGCTCCCTTCCTTTCACATACTTAGGTTTGCCACTTGGTACGACAAAGGCCCAAATTGAATCAAGAGAGTGGAGAGAAAATTGGGAGGTATCTC
It includes:
- the LOC101782294 gene encoding separase — translated: MAAAAADLLAALSSPSSHAGLHSRFAAYLRPFTAHLPTSNPSPGGAIALRPLAKRFLPFLGRALLLLPPLVRASSGDAGGSVRCADELFEIYALLLDCLEAISPCLAGKPYSVLLQRGRFVCCLESRGCLWRAEEEAVAALDALRSALSPPAASTKSRSRRGGAASAASIILLPDPAGVAGEAATDPDVATLAVELTVCLANCASKGKVKEAATYERVLSLVEQLQPWLPILPENVSRKYLTLLLNAMSRCAFFLAAEPSVFGADDDLVHRFCVATLEECVKVQTIDRLLVVARKICSSLDLSWEGSTRLLLDLLKCTTDSVVCLKADLPKAANDFLVFVAYVSRCFLSVNRDRRAGASVLLFKAGSYFSEVSSPIASVLLLYATGLYFSAQQMESDVHLCISEHFLNDKKQHTNAVWKNFSEGKAICYSGNLTYVLTALHQFIDSSLMAHSCAKMSSGDKERLHEHRGTLLNALVSAIKISFATSKAVEAPKVLELCCQTVWVHVRRSYCRLSEMGEGNGISEVLPKDTLKDIIVDAFTRIAKMVDVLHRCGAKVTREIVVKSLLLLVDGDMSEYLNSSLILIKLWVKEELAFGSTEPRGTIFCAQMQTRIIDILLDEMYSPEEYFLERSRVLVRKAGVLRSSGMQNISSCLESLSEAISLLLKNTALDLSQRNPTVINQLATAHCLHAHCAQEGNLDDEVVLGSARSALDLWSEVESFVRSSPGMISQQESRTIVPLLCSLIDLLAIKRMFPTDLVLSQSYKHSNGKKFSFNLSVDEVDKVASSLVSEVASSGQPIFIAGCLYYDLSEKLLSGGHLSQAFSYGKEALNLRKKLLKKEFKLNLGRIGSGASQCCGEQGFVCLEACGSTVTEIWPDSTRSTSMKDSFLTPWNILRCYLESILQVALMHELSGNDAEAEVLVRTGKEISHFHKLPVFHIAFTSLLGQLYRKRQLWDEAESELKYARDFLAENDSFISCKLCRLTLKISLDMKDGDKKHSTGNFSGALVRYKAAMDKLNSTEFLAGTYDGHKPGGVLCNKDYIGQTWCEACKHGKEPLVAKDDVLPTCISCKGKSNCYLNGSDCRKDDICDMFGCWNCLLVKSLNSGSIQNILQFRFNCVLQRYLLPLLLKKARAMGAHNGEYGAHEIYNIYWQCISLLYFRSLPQERAEILHSMSLFVLKGFLPEQSRDVCCTFSSVGMSCVVPWLLKAFVLSRESPSLFQKISIGSLSCHDLASLQVLLREMVRKGPLADSGDETDECVSKFPRLAGIEHIEKHVSDFFHKLPDVPTVCISMLGDDYVDVFGENLLEDDYVDILGENVAPSFFPAWMLISRFHSTNKPTAMLLPVGAILEEMQSEGSSIKDLGNRMSVSDKKWQCPWGYAITDHVAPTFRSILEENFMSLSSATLTINDGQANCVRWWAHRMKLNNYLDKLLKDMEELWLGPWKCLLLGHQPSNEHIEAASSSIVTCLEEFKLEVNPELIKAILGGAVSVDEVHECLYQLILYKGYVGRGQCCEKDRLRSFSSWQIDTKALETLKCLIENTVDGLLESADRGPVILILDINVQMLPWENLPVLRNQEIYRMPSMGNIFLALTRCNNHYKDGNVVAPRFPAIDPFNTFYLLNPNGDLSSTQKEFEQFFRNYKWKGNAGHNPTSEELVMALANYDLFLYFGHGSGAKYINLKEIEKLNNCASAVLMGCSSGALHCKGSYAPHGAPLSYLSGGSPAVVANLWDVSDKDIDRFSKALLHSWLREDSADDSNCLQCSQLTQEFESINIGVEGNDRRNVDTKRCSCRQRRVASNLSKARSACRLPHLIGASPVCYGVPTIIRR